Proteins found in one Mucilaginibacter gracilis genomic segment:
- a CDS encoding heavy metal-binding domain-containing protein, translating to MKNLIAIICLLLSVTACNNKQATTSTAVADSSTAKKTKGIRYTCTMHPQVITTKPGTCPKCGMELVEKDDSK from the coding sequence ATGAAAAATTTAATCGCGATCATTTGCTTATTGTTGAGCGTTACAGCCTGCAACAATAAACAGGCCACAACAAGTACCGCAGTTGCCGATAGTAGTACAGCTAAAAAAACAAAAGGAATTAGGTACACCTGCACCATGCACCCGCAGGTAATTACAACCAAACCCGGCACCTGCCCCAAATGCGGCATGGAACTGGTAGAAAAAGATGATAGCAAATAA
- the epsC gene encoding serine O-acetyltransferase EpsC, producing the protein MDQEFYQHIFNKQRDIEAVPSNQQMADWALQVISLLYPEHSRQAYTSVQQLKAEFDKLEDELCEILDATQACRDCNNDQVAQDFFKLIPELYRLLNTDIQAIFRGDPAARSEFEVVRAYPGFYAICYYRLAHALYKLNVPLLPRILTEHAHSATGIDIHPAAIIGEYFHIDHGTGIVIGESCVIGKNVKLYQGVTLGALSVSKSMAFTKRHPTVEDGVVIYSGATILGGETVIGANSVIGGNVWLTKSVPADSRVYHKPDIQVLKKEEKIK; encoded by the coding sequence ATGGATCAGGAATTTTACCAGCATATATTTAACAAACAGCGCGATATTGAGGCTGTACCCAGCAACCAGCAAATGGCCGATTGGGCATTGCAGGTTATCAGCTTGTTATACCCCGAGCATTCAAGGCAGGCTTATACATCGGTACAGCAGTTAAAGGCCGAATTTGATAAGCTGGAAGACGAACTTTGCGAAATACTGGATGCCACACAGGCTTGCCGCGATTGCAATAACGACCAGGTTGCCCAGGATTTTTTTAAACTCATTCCCGAATTATACCGTTTACTCAATACCGATATTCAGGCTATTTTTCGTGGCGACCCGGCGGCCCGCAGCGAGTTTGAAGTGGTGCGCGCCTATCCCGGTTTTTATGCCATTTGCTATTACAGGCTGGCCCATGCGCTTTATAAGTTAAACGTGCCCTTATTGCCCCGCATCCTTACAGAACATGCACATTCGGCTACCGGTATTGATATTCACCCCGCGGCTATCATTGGTGAGTATTTTCATATCGATCATGGTACCGGTATCGTTATCGGCGAAAGCTGCGTAATTGGTAAAAATGTAAAGCTTTATCAGGGTGTTACTTTGGGCGCGTTAAGCGTTAGCAAAAGCATGGCTTTTACCAAGCGGCACCCCACGGTTGAAGACGGCGTTGTAATTTACTCCGGGGCTACCATTTTGGGCGGCGAAACAGTAATAGGCGCTAACAGCGTAATAGGCGGCAACGTATGGCTCACCAAAAGCGTCCCGGCCGATTCGCGGGTGTACCACAAGCCCGATATACAGGTATTAAAAAAGGAAGAAAAAATTAAATAA
- a CDS encoding N-acyl-D-amino-acid deacylase family protein, with translation MPARKFWILLLCLAPIAATAQQHFDIILKHGKIIDGSGNPWFYGDVGIVKNKIVSVGDLSKDKATQTIDATGLIIAPGFIDVHTHIEGDEKKTPTADSFIYDGVTSVITGNCGSSNTDIKAYFTDLEKNPLSINVGTLIGHNDVRKTVLGEEMKAPSAAQLLQMQRVVEQAMRDGAMGFSTGLIYAPGMYSKTGEVVALAKAAAKYKGIYTSHMRNESDKIFEAINEAISIGREANMPVEISHFKVGRPNWNKSDQMIAMVEQARKEGLDVTVDQYPYTASSTTLNVLIPDWVLDGGHKAAVKRINDPAIHSKIVAEMVQDMTRRDRTSFDYAVVAHCDNDSTLNGKNIEQINALKGRPNTIPDQIETILDITRIGGASMVFHGMNEDDVVNIMKYPLTMVASDSGIRLFGFGVPHPRGYGTNARVLGYYVREKNVLRLEDAIRKMTSLPAQKFRLTGRGLLQPGMFADVVVFDADKVIDNSTYERPHAFSSGFKYVLVNGKLTVDNFKHNGTRNGAILHGPGYISN, from the coding sequence ATGCCAGCACGTAAATTTTGGATACTTTTGCTATGCCTTGCGCCCATTGCGGCCACGGCCCAACAGCATTTCGATATCATACTTAAACATGGTAAAATAATTGACGGCAGCGGCAACCCGTGGTTTTATGGCGATGTTGGCATCGTTAAAAACAAAATAGTTAGCGTTGGCGATCTTTCTAAAGATAAAGCTACCCAAACCATTGATGCCACAGGCTTAATTATAGCTCCCGGTTTTATTGATGTGCATACGCATATTGAGGGTGACGAAAAAAAAACGCCTACTGCCGATAGCTTTATTTACGATGGTGTAACATCGGTTATTACGGGTAACTGCGGCTCGTCAAACACGGATATTAAAGCTTACTTTACCGATCTCGAAAAAAATCCGCTTTCTATAAACGTAGGCACGCTTATCGGCCATAACGATGTACGTAAAACCGTTTTGGGCGAAGAGATGAAGGCTCCAAGTGCGGCACAGTTGCTACAAATGCAGCGTGTGGTTGAGCAAGCCATGCGCGATGGTGCGATGGGCTTTTCAACAGGGCTCATTTATGCGCCGGGTATGTATTCAAAAACCGGCGAAGTGGTGGCGCTTGCCAAAGCGGCAGCGAAGTATAAGGGGATTTATACCTCGCACATGCGCAACGAAAGCGACAAAATATTTGAGGCCATTAACGAAGCCATCAGCATTGGCCGGGAAGCCAATATGCCGGTAGAAATATCGCACTTTAAAGTAGGCCGCCCCAACTGGAACAAAAGCGACCAAATGATTGCTATGGTTGAACAGGCCCGTAAAGAGGGTTTGGACGTTACCGTAGATCAATACCCGTACACCGCAAGCAGCACCACCCTAAATGTTTTAATACCCGATTGGGTTTTGGATGGAGGCCACAAAGCTGCCGTAAAACGAATAAACGACCCGGCGATTCACTCCAAAATTGTTGCCGAAATGGTGCAGGACATGACCCGCCGCGACCGTACCAGTTTTGATTATGCCGTAGTTGCACATTGCGATAATGACAGCACCCTAAACGGCAAGAATATAGAACAGATTAACGCGTTAAAAGGCCGCCCCAATACCATTCCCGACCAGATAGAAACCATACTGGATATTACCCGCATAGGCGGAGCATCAATGGTTTTTCATGGGATGAATGAAGACGATGTGGTTAACATTATGAAATACCCGCTTACCATGGTAGCGTCCGATTCGGGCATAAGGCTTTTTGGCTTCGGCGTGCCACACCCGCGTGGTTATGGTACCAATGCACGCGTGCTGGGCTACTACGTAAGAGAAAAGAATGTGCTCAGGCTTGAAGATGCCATCCGGAAAATGACATCGCTGCCTGCGCAAAAATTCCGGTTAACCGGTCGCGGCCTGTTGCAACCGGGCATGTTTGCCGATGTGGTTGTTTTTGATGCCGATAAGGTAATTGATAATTCTACCTATGAGCGCCCTCATGCTTTTTCAAGCGGTTTTAAGTACGTTTTGGTAAACGGCAAATTAACTGTTGATAATTTTAAACACAATGGTACCCGTAATGGTGCTATATTGCACGGCCCAGGCTACATATCTAACTAA
- a CDS encoding TonB-dependent receptor, whose amino-acid sequence MKYFILSILLLFSVKTYSQITGTVTDAVTHEAIAGVIIIGADNQSQTNSKGKFSLPASASGVINFSMIGYTAKLVTITLGKPLNVTLETSTVDLQPVVVTASREGQSRKSAPIAISQINATQIKDTKATALYQLLNKVSGVYMVDLGNEQHTMAIRQPITYNALYLYMEDGLPIRPTGIFNHNSLYEINMQGVKDIEVVKGPASSLYGSNSIGGAINFITQSPPSGYSGNIAVQGDSYHYRRIDADGGFTSGNFGLYAGGYVTHQKDSWQDYSDFDKYSANLKTTYQFNARTKLTTAATYNYLNTQTPGSLDSAHFYNRSYGANQRFTYRKVNAFRASSRLEHNWNEKNNTFFTLFFRDNSTAQLPSYFISDVRVAGVYQSSNGQVNDQKFQSYGLLTQHRADFNFLHSRLIVGAYLDDSPSSYYAQYLNIQKDVANNYYTGFTNTGTYIDDYKIGLFNTAAYTQFEIHPIEPLRIVAGLRYDHVHYNFTNGLPASNTKYKQQETNNFNIVAPKLGLTYNLATNTCFYANYSVGFQPPETGDLYSSRQLPPLKQATFNNYEAGGWLSAWDKKLYFELSLYDMEGHNEIISQLLPDNTTQNQNAGQTRHQGIEYALTYAPVKSLSFRFSGTNAKHTYLQYSEVSNGVVKVYNGNRMNNAPAFIANSELTYKPLFIPGLRASAEWQHINQYYTDAANTKTYSGYNIYNLRFGYNFNSIIKGAGIWLNILNATNQLYATTVTHSQYGDTYNAAPPRIYTLGISYSFSKY is encoded by the coding sequence ATGAAATATTTTATACTATCCATACTTTTGCTGTTTTCAGTAAAAACATACAGTCAAATTACCGGCACCGTAACCGATGCGGTTACCCACGAGGCTATTGCCGGTGTTATAATTATCGGGGCCGATAACCAAAGCCAAACCAATAGCAAAGGCAAATTTAGCCTACCTGCTTCAGCAAGCGGAGTTATTAATTTTAGCATGATAGGCTATACGGCCAAGCTGGTTACCATAACGTTGGGTAAACCGCTCAATGTTACGCTGGAAACATCTACAGTTGATTTGCAACCGGTTGTGGTAACGGCCAGCCGCGAGGGGCAATCGCGCAAAAGCGCACCTATTGCCATTAGTCAAATTAATGCTACCCAGATAAAAGACACCAAAGCTACCGCCCTTTACCAGTTACTAAACAAGGTAAGCGGTGTTTACATGGTTGATTTGGGTAACGAGCAGCATACCATGGCCATAAGGCAACCCATTACCTACAACGCCCTGTACTTGTATATGGAAGATGGCTTGCCTATAAGGCCAACCGGCATATTTAATCATAACTCGCTTTACGAAATTAATATGCAGGGCGTAAAAGATATTGAGGTTGTTAAGGGCCCGGCATCATCGTTATACGGCAGTAACTCCATTGGCGGGGCCATAAATTTTATTACACAAAGCCCGCCATCGGGCTATAGCGGCAATATTGCCGTGCAGGGCGATAGCTACCATTACCGCCGCATTGATGCCGACGGCGGTTTTACAAGCGGCAATTTTGGCTTATATGCCGGCGGCTACGTTACCCATCAAAAAGATAGCTGGCAAGATTATTCGGACTTTGACAAGTATTCGGCCAACCTAAAAACCACTTATCAGTTTAACGCCCGTACCAAGCTTACCACCGCCGCAACCTACAATTATTTAAATACCCAAACACCCGGAAGTTTAGATAGTGCTCATTTTTATAACCGCAGCTATGGCGCAAACCAGCGTTTTACGTACCGCAAGGTTAACGCGTTTAGGGCAAGTTCGCGTTTAGAACATAACTGGAACGAGAAAAATAATACTTTTTTCACCCTCTTTTTTCGTGATAACTCAACTGCGCAATTACCCAGCTATTTTATTAGCGATGTGCGCGTAGCGGGCGTTTACCAAAGCTCAAACGGGCAGGTTAACGATCAAAAATTTCAAAGCTACGGCTTACTAACCCAGCACCGGGCCGATTTTAACTTTTTACACTCGCGGTTAATAGTGGGCGCCTATCTGGACGATAGCCCGAGTTCGTACTACGCGCAATACCTTAACATACAAAAAGATGTAGCAAACAATTACTACACCGGCTTTACCAACACAGGCACTTATATTGACGATTATAAAATAGGTTTGTTCAATACCGCCGCTTATACCCAGTTTGAAATACACCCCATTGAGCCGTTGCGCATTGTTGCCGGCCTGCGGTACGACCACGTGCATTACAACTTTACCAACGGCCTGCCTGCCAGCAATACCAAATACAAACAGCAGGAAACCAACAATTTTAATATTGTGGCACCTAAACTGGGTTTAACCTATAATTTAGCCACCAACACCTGTTTTTACGCCAATTACAGCGTAGGTTTCCAGCCACCCGAAACTGGCGATTTATATAGCTCGCGGCAATTACCCCCGCTAAAGCAAGCTACCTTTAACAATTACGAAGCTGGCGGCTGGCTTTCGGCATGGGACAAGAAATTATATTTTGAATTGAGCCTGTATGATATGGAGGGCCATAACGAGATCATATCGCAATTACTGCCCGATAATACTACCCAAAACCAAAATGCCGGCCAAACGCGGCACCAGGGTATTGAGTATGCTTTAACTTATGCGCCGGTTAAATCGCTCAGTTTTCGCTTTAGCGGCACCAATGCCAAACACACTTATTTGCAATACAGCGAAGTAAGCAACGGCGTGGTTAAAGTATACAACGGCAACCGGATGAACAATGCACCCGCCTTTATTGCCAACTCCGAACTGACATACAAACCGCTCTTTATCCCCGGCTTACGCGCATCTGCCGAGTGGCAACACATTAACCAATATTATACCGATGCCGCAAACACCAAAACCTATTCGGGTTACAACATTTACAACCTGCGCTTTGGGTACAATTTTAATAGCATTATTAAAGGTGCAGGCATTTGGTTAAACATACTTAACGCCACCAACCAGCTTTATGCAACTACGGTAACGCATAGCCAGTATGGCGATACTTATAACGCCGCGCCACCACGCATTTACACCCTGGGCATTAGTTATTCGTTCTCAAAATATTAA
- a CDS encoding PepSY-associated TM helix domain-containing protein, giving the protein MKSSFYKWHRILGLTALVPVIFWTLSGLSHPFMSNWFRPFIPNEVFRPLTQQQMKPALSIQQVMDQNHLTELRNFGLVHFNNGTFYQILNRDSTYQYYSAADGKLSPYGDKRYAIYLARYFTQDSVSAIKNVEVQTGFDGQYQPINHLLPVWKISFERPDGMDVYVETSQSRLGTFNNNTRKWMLWLFDEFHTWRFLAALGGESFRIIVLMVVVAIMLLSLMSGITVYALFWKKFKQIQQQRKANGTAQKRFLHRYHRQLGLWVSFVMLTFTVSGAFHLYVKLYNLQPRHAQFEQLIGRRQLALSNLNLPVPDSTIKKVSIAKFNDSVYYQVLNHKKEVLYINTATGAQLTNGDKTFAASLSSFYNNGSNKTSIAKGNIIVTPVKQFDNEYGFINKRLPVQKVHYPNGENWYIETTTAKLAAKVAGIDRAEGLSFIFLHKYFGMSWAGKNIRDVVSMLAALGVLVVSLFGFASFIKNK; this is encoded by the coding sequence ATGAAAAGCAGCTTTTATAAATGGCACCGCATATTGGGTTTAACGGCCCTTGTTCCGGTTATTTTTTGGACGTTGAGTGGCCTGTCGCACCCCTTTATGTCAAACTGGTTTAGGCCCTTTATACCAAACGAGGTTTTTAGGCCGCTCACCCAGCAGCAAATGAAGCCTGCGTTATCTATTCAGCAGGTAATGGACCAAAACCACCTTACTGAGTTGCGTAACTTTGGCCTCGTACATTTTAATAACGGCACCTTTTACCAAATATTAAACCGGGATAGCACTTATCAGTATTATTCGGCTGCCGATGGTAAATTATCCCCTTACGGGGATAAACGCTATGCCATTTACCTGGCGCGTTATTTTACCCAGGATTCTGTTTCGGCAATAAAGAATGTAGAAGTGCAAACCGGTTTCGACGGGCAATACCAACCCATTAACCATTTGCTGCCCGTATGGAAAATATCTTTCGAGCGGCCTGATGGCATGGATGTGTATGTAGAAACCAGCCAAAGCCGCTTGGGTACTTTTAATAACAATACCCGCAAATGGATGCTTTGGTTGTTTGATGAGTTTCACACCTGGCGCTTTTTAGCTGCCCTGGGCGGCGAAAGCTTCCGCATTATTGTATTGATGGTAGTGGTAGCCATCATGTTGCTTTCGCTGATGAGCGGCATAACGGTTTACGCACTATTTTGGAAGAAGTTTAAACAGATACAGCAACAACGTAAAGCAAACGGCACCGCGCAAAAACGCTTTTTGCACCGCTACCACCGGCAACTGGGCTTATGGGTGTCGTTCGTGATGTTGACTTTTACTGTGAGCGGGGCCTTCCACCTGTATGTAAAGCTTTATAACTTACAGCCCAGGCACGCACAGTTTGAGCAACTTATTGGGCGCCGGCAGCTTGCCTTATCAAACCTTAACTTACCTGTGCCCGATAGTACTATTAAAAAGGTATCGATAGCTAAATTTAACGATAGCGTTTATTACCAGGTGCTTAACCATAAAAAAGAAGTATTGTATATAAACACCGCAACAGGCGCCCAACTTACCAACGGCGATAAAACGTTTGCGGCAAGTTTAAGCAGTTTTTATAATAACGGCAGCAATAAAACCTCAATTGCAAAGGGCAACATTATTGTAACGCCTGTAAAACAATTTGATAACGAGTATGGCTTTATTAACAAGCGGCTCCCGGTGCAAAAGGTGCATTACCCCAATGGCGAAAATTGGTACATTGAAACCACAACCGCCAAACTTGCCGCCAAGGTAGCGGGTATTGATAGAGCCGAAGGCCTATCGTTCATCTTCCTGCACAAATATTTTGGCATGTCGTGGGCCGGGAAAAACATAAGGGATGTTGTGAGCATGTTAGCCGCTTTGGGTGTACTGGTGGTATCGTTGTTTGGTTTTGCGTCGTTTATAAAAAACAAATAG
- a CDS encoding putative toxin-antitoxin system toxin component, PIN family — MSKLRLLLDTNIFLVSLALSSKYNWIHRALLNNRFDLVVSNEILTEYQEQISIRYGIEQTDASLDFLLLLPNVILKNPSFLWQLVENDKDDNKFVDCYVASQADFIISNDRHLHQIKNNQFPHISILRYEEFEREYKAILIS, encoded by the coding sequence ATGAGTAAATTACGTCTCCTTCTCGACACTAACATTTTTCTTGTCTCGCTTGCACTGAGTTCCAAATATAACTGGATACACCGTGCTTTATTAAACAACAGATTTGATTTGGTTGTTTCTAACGAAATTCTAACAGAATACCAGGAACAAATAAGCATTCGTTACGGGATTGAGCAAACCGATGCTTCGCTTGATTTTTTATTGCTTCTTCCGAACGTTATCTTAAAAAATCCGTCCTTTTTGTGGCAATTAGTAGAAAATGACAAGGACGATAATAAGTTTGTGGATTGCTATGTAGCCAGCCAAGCAGATTTTATTATTAGTAATGATCGTCATTTACATCAGATTAAAAACAATCAATTTCCTCATATTTCAATTTTGCGTTATGAAGAATTTGAACGAGAATACAAGGCGATTTTGATTTCATAG
- a CDS encoding DUF4279 domain-containing protein, with the protein MAKNKVVLDLRISGFEDIKHDELTQLIGFQPIMVFVIGDKRNPRNPNSPLIKRNSWLMGSGLDEYASFDDQMNAMLTIIESKLDIFRDLSKKYYCEFSCAIFTYADNGESTPWIHLDSRYNKLIKEVDIEFDLDLYAWPDTDEDE; encoded by the coding sequence ATGGCAAAAAACAAGGTTGTTTTAGATTTAAGAATATCTGGTTTTGAAGATATAAAACATGACGAGTTAACACAACTTATTGGTTTTCAACCCATAATGGTATTTGTTATTGGCGATAAAAGAAATCCAAGAAATCCCAATTCGCCGCTCATAAAACGCAATAGTTGGTTAATGGGGTCTGGCTTAGATGAATATGCATCCTTTGATGATCAGATGAATGCCATGTTAACTATTATAGAATCTAAACTTGATATTTTTCGCGACCTATCTAAAAAATATTATTGCGAGTTTAGCTGTGCAATATTTACGTATGCTGATAATGGAGAAAGCACACCCTGGATTCATTTGGATTCGCGGTATAATAAATTAATTAAGGAAGTAGATATTGAATTTGATTTGGATTTATACGCTTGGCCTGATACTGATGAAGATGAATAA
- a CDS encoding ABC transporter ATP-binding protein, with translation MIDIQNVHKTFGDNKVLKGITAQLKPGQNNLIIGGSGSGKTTLLKCIVGLHEPTEGKVFYDGENFTDMHFVERVPIRKQIGMLFQSSALFDSMTVQDNIIFPLNLFTTMPKAEKIDRANFCLEKVNLAGKNNLYPSELSGGMKKRVGIARAISMQPKYLFVDEPNSGLDPKTSILIDELIAEITQEYQTTTVVVTHDMNSVMGIGDHIIFLNDGQKWWEGSNKEIAHTDNKELNSFVFASRFMQAAREKL, from the coding sequence ATGATCGATATACAAAACGTACATAAAACATTTGGCGATAATAAGGTACTTAAAGGTATTACGGCTCAGTTAAAACCTGGGCAAAATAACTTGATTATTGGCGGCTCAGGCTCGGGTAAAACAACCTTACTTAAATGTATTGTTGGTTTGCACGAACCAACAGAAGGAAAAGTATTTTACGACGGCGAGAATTTTACCGACATGCATTTTGTTGAACGCGTACCTATACGTAAACAAATTGGGATGCTTTTTCAAAGTTCGGCCTTGTTCGACTCCATGACGGTGCAAGATAATATTATATTCCCGCTCAATTTGTTCACTACCATGCCCAAAGCCGAAAAAATAGACCGGGCTAATTTTTGCCTGGAAAAGGTTAACCTTGCCGGGAAAAATAACCTATATCCTTCGGAGCTTTCGGGCGGGATGAAGAAACGCGTAGGCATAGCACGCGCCATATCCATGCAGCCCAAATACTTGTTTGTTGACGAGCCTAACTCGGGCCTGGACCCTAAAACCTCTATTTTAATTGACGAACTGATTGCCGAAATTACCCAGGAATACCAAACCACAACCGTTGTGGTTACCCACGATATGAACTCGGTAATGGGTATTGGCGATCACATCATATTTTTAAACGACGGCCAGAAATGGTGGGAGGGAAGCAACAAAGAAATTGCCCATACCGATAATAAAGAACTCAACAGCTTTGTATTTGCCAGCAGGTTTATGCAGGCAGCGCGCGAGAAATTGTAA
- a CDS encoding class I SAM-dependent methyltransferase has product MIQLLTPTHWKDYELIDCGSFEKLERFGNLILIRPEPQAVWNKGLSEAEWTKQHHIRFKGRSATSGEWVKKNTNLPDRWNIEYQNGDVKINLRMALTSFKHVGMFPEQAVNWDYISKHVKLFKTEQPRVLNLFAYTGGASLIAKAAGADTTHVDSIKQVVTWGNENMELSGLKDIRWVVEDALKFVKREVKRGKTYNGIILDPPAYGHGPNGEKWKLEDSLNEMMHDVVKLLDPEEHFLILNTYSLGFSSVIVQNLILSAFPKVQNLEIGELYLQATAGSKLPLGVFGKFFNHK; this is encoded by the coding sequence ATGATCCAACTGCTTACGCCCACCCACTGGAAAGATTACGAACTGATTGACTGCGGCAGCTTTGAAAAGCTGGAGCGTTTTGGCAATCTCATCTTAATTCGCCCGGAACCGCAGGCTGTTTGGAACAAGGGTTTGAGCGAAGCAGAATGGACAAAGCAACACCACATCCGTTTTAAAGGCCGCTCGGCAACATCAGGCGAGTGGGTTAAAAAGAATACAAATTTGCCCGACAGATGGAATATTGAATACCAAAACGGCGATGTTAAAATTAACCTGCGCATGGCCTTAACATCGTTTAAGCACGTGGGCATGTTTCCGGAGCAAGCCGTAAACTGGGATTATATATCAAAGCATGTAAAGTTATTTAAAACCGAGCAGCCGCGGGTGTTAAACCTCTTTGCTTATACAGGCGGTGCATCGCTTATCGCGAAAGCGGCTGGTGCCGATACTACACACGTTGATTCGATAAAGCAGGTAGTAACCTGGGGTAACGAAAATATGGAACTTTCGGGCCTGAAAGATATACGTTGGGTTGTTGAAGATGCCCTTAAATTTGTAAAGCGCGAAGTTAAACGCGGCAAAACCTACAACGGCATTATTTTAGATCCCCCCGCCTACGGCCACGGCCCCAACGGCGAAAAATGGAAACTGGAAGATAGCCTGAACGAAATGATGCACGACGTAGTTAAACTGCTTGACCCCGAAGAGCATTTTTTAATACTCAATACCTATTCGCTTGGCTTTTCGTCAGTAATCGTACAAAACCTCATACTAAGCGCGTTCCCAAAAGTACAAAACCTCGAAATTGGCGAATTGTACCTGCAAGCCACCGCAGGCAGTAAATTGCCACTTGGTGTTTTCGGAAAGTTTTTTAATCATAAATAG
- a CDS encoding TfoX/Sxy family protein — MAYNETLANRVREIIADAGEENVEEKTMFGGLCFMVNNKICVAVKKDSMLVRLNPNLYEQALEKEGVTPMARQGTGMKGYIFVSDEFLQTQPDLQYWVKLALQFNPIAKASKK, encoded by the coding sequence ATGGCTTATAACGAAACCCTTGCCAACCGCGTGCGCGAAATTATTGCCGATGCGGGAGAAGAAAACGTTGAGGAGAAAACGATGTTTGGCGGTTTATGCTTTATGGTAAACAATAAAATATGCGTAGCCGTAAAAAAAGACAGTATGCTGGTTAGGCTAAACCCCAACCTATATGAACAAGCTCTGGAAAAGGAAGGCGTAACACCAATGGCCCGCCAGGGCACCGGGATGAAAGGTTACATTTTTGTAAGCGACGAATTTTTGCAAACACAACCCGATTTGCAATATTGGGTTAAACTGGCTTTACAGTTTAACCCAATAGCAAAGGCAAGCAAAAAATAA
- the cysM gene encoding cysteine synthase CysM, producing MAGIIDLVGNTPLVEIVKLNPNPNVKIYAKLEGHNPGGSVKDRAALNMIRSGIERGDIKPGMKLIEATSGNTGIALAMIARLFDLEIELVMPDNSTRERTLTMEAFGAKVTLLEGIERCRDYAEEKSAGGEFFLLNQFANPDNYMAHVKTTGPEIWRDTDGQITHFVSAMGTTGTIMGCSRYLKEQNNDVQIVGCQPIEGSSIPGIRRWPEAYLPKIFDATRVDRVMDISEEEATQMARKLAKVEGVFAGMSSGGACSAAIKLAAELEQGVIVFIACDRGDRYLSSTLFG from the coding sequence ATGGCAGGCATTATAGATTTGGTAGGCAACACGCCACTGGTTGAGATAGTTAAGCTAAACCCCAACCCTAATGTAAAAATATACGCCAAACTGGAGGGCCACAACCCCGGCGGCAGCGTTAAAGACCGTGCCGCCCTCAACATGATACGCAGCGGTATTGAGCGCGGCGATATTAAACCCGGCATGAAGCTGATAGAAGCTACCAGCGGCAATACCGGCATAGCTTTAGCCATGATAGCCCGCTTGTTTGATTTGGAAATTGAACTGGTAATGCCCGATAACTCCACCCGCGAGCGTACCTTAACTATGGAGGCCTTTGGCGCAAAAGTTACCCTGCTTGAGGGTATTGAGCGTTGCCGCGATTATGCTGAAGAAAAAAGTGCCGGTGGCGAGTTTTTTTTACTCAACCAGTTTGCCAACCCCGATAATTACATGGCCCATGTAAAAACCACCGGCCCAGAAATTTGGCGTGACACCGATGGGCAAATAACCCATTTTGTAAGTGCTATGGGTACCACAGGCACTATTATGGGCTGCTCAAGGTATTTAAAAGAGCAAAATAATGATGTGCAAATTGTGGGCTGCCAACCCATCGAAGGTTCATCAATCCCCGGTATACGCCGTTGGCCGGAGGCTTATCTGCCAAAAATATTTGATGCCACACGTGTTGATAGGGTAATGGATATATCCGAAGAGGAAGCTACCCAAATGGCGCGCAAATTAGCTAAGGTTGAAGGTGTTTTTGCCGGTATGAGCAGCGGTGGCGCATGTTCCGCCGCTATAAAACTTGCCGCCGAACTTGAACAAGGCGTTATTGTATTTATAGCCTGCGACCGCGGCGATAGGTATTTAAGCAGTACTTTGTTTGGATAA